GGAGTCATGGGCAATATTGCTGCCAAAATTTTTGCTGGTCCTGTCCAAGTTTCTGTAGGAGTTGTTAGCAAAAATAAGAATGGAAACTGAGAGAGGGCTATCAGTTGCTGAATACGCTTAAATAATAAGGCTAAAGACCCCATTGCAAAAGCAAAGCCATTGGCTCCTAAAACCACTGCGACAAAGGGTAAAAGCAACGTTGGGGGAAAGTTAAGACGACTCCCAGTCAGCATCATGATGATAAAGAGAATACCGAGAATTTCAATCATCTGCAACGTCAAATTAGCCAATGTCCGCATTAAGAAAACCTTGATAGCACCATATCGTGAAAGGAACACTTGTTCTAAAGTGCCAGTTTGCGCCTCTTGTTGCAACTCGCCGGCAAGGTTATGCAGAGTGAATGTCATCAAAGTCCAAAGTACGTAGCCGATAATGATTGAGTCGAGGCGATCGCCTAATTGAAAAGCAGAACCAGCAATGTAACGAGCGCTTAAGAAAAGTCCATAAAAAACAGAGGCATAGACAAAAATACCAGCAATTGCCTCAACAGGGTAACGGCGAAACTGAATCCAGTTGCGGCGGAATTCACCAAGAAATAATTCAAACATTGCTAATTCTTCCTTCTCTAACTATTTGTAAAAAGATTTCTGTGAGGTCAGATTGCTCTTTTTCCACATAGTTTAGAGGTAGAGGTTTGAGAATACTGAAGACTTGATAGAGTAATTCTGGCTTGCTAACATAAATAATTTTTCCATCTTCAACATCAGCACCCATTTCTTCTAATTCTGCAATTATTGCCTTATCTAGGGTAACTTCCATTTCAATTTTGTAAGCTGTCCCAGAAAACTGTCGGATAAGTTCTTGTGTTGGTGCTTCTGCTAATATTTCACCCTTTTGGATTATGGCAATTTTATCAGAAAGTTTTTCAGCTATTGCCAGTTGATGAGTTGTCAACAAGATAGCGCAACCAGAAGCTGCAATTTC
The sequence above is a segment of the Mastigocladopsis repens PCC 10914 genome. Coding sequences within it:
- a CDS encoding ABC transporter permease; this encodes MFELFLGEFRRNWIQFRRYPVEAIAGIFVYASVFYGLFLSARYIAGSAFQLGDRLDSIIIGYVLWTLMTFTLHNLAGELQQEAQTGTLEQVFLSRYGAIKVFLMRTLANLTLQMIEILGILFIIMMLTGSRLNFPPTLLLPFVAVVLGANGFAFAMGSLALLFKRIQQLIALSQFPFLFLLTTPTETWTGPAKILAAILPMTPGAGLLRDLMARGESLNFPKLSIAFINGAVYFAVGLLLFHFAERQAKQRGMLSGY